In Geopsychrobacter electrodiphilus DSM 16401, a single window of DNA contains:
- a CDS encoding DUF554 domain-containing protein, whose protein sequence is MILQGTLINVAGVVVGSLIGRWAGRHLSARLRQTLMVGLGLAVLLIGLKLAIQSQQVMIVIGSLILGGLIGELLGIEKRLEAFGRGLQQRFSGLGKIAEGFVTASLLYCVGAMAIMGALQDGTGAKPTILYAKAALDGVASIALTSTLGIGVLFSVIPLALYQGGITLATELTKSILTGPVIVEMNAVGGLLIVAIALDLMEIRRLPVGNLLPAVFVAVGLMWGFGLAT, encoded by the coding sequence ATGATATTGCAGGGCACCCTCATTAACGTCGCTGGTGTTGTCGTGGGCTCATTGATCGGGCGCTGGGCAGGCCGTCACCTTTCTGCGCGATTGCGGCAGACCCTGATGGTTGGTCTTGGCCTTGCGGTGCTCCTGATCGGTTTAAAATTGGCGATCCAGAGCCAGCAGGTGATGATCGTGATCGGCAGCCTGATTCTGGGAGGTTTGATCGGCGAGCTATTGGGCATTGAAAAGCGTCTGGAAGCCTTTGGCCGTGGTCTCCAGCAGCGGTTCTCAGGCCTGGGAAAAATTGCCGAAGGTTTTGTGACCGCCAGCCTGCTCTATTGTGTTGGCGCCATGGCGATTATGGGCGCATTGCAGGACGGGACGGGGGCTAAGCCAACAATCCTCTACGCCAAGGCAGCGCTAGACGGTGTCGCATCCATCGCCCTGACTTCGACACTAGGTATCGGTGTGTTGTTCTCAGTTATTCCCCTTGCTCTTTATCAGGGGGGGATTACCCTGGCAACAGAACTGACGAAATCAATCCTGACTGGGCCGGTTATTGTCGAAATGAACGCAGTCGGCGGCCTGCTTATTGTTGCTATCGCTTTGGATCTTATGGAAATTAGGCGGTTACCTGTCGGGAATCTTCTCCCGGCGGTGTTTGTGGCGGTTGGGCTCATGTGGGGATTTGGTCTGGCTACCTAA
- a CDS encoding PEGA domain-containing protein has translation MYPRILSLLVLFLVSAVPSFAKTGILEIYTTPSGASVFINNIYVGVTPYTDPDIKIGTHHISVVHDKTGSSSEFTATVDNINPQIYKINLQNEKQKKFNGRIEPPTIIMDRGNIELASIPTGARVEINGQDLAITPVSFLDVDTGKYQIKFILAEKTLEGEFQINKNETGKLIADFEHKIIIDKWHEEKSKIERKEKGRSERILEEKELVREGHVLKNLQLLTPEVRARVLRARDQKHPIAPIEEMYQGNRSYYYTALDLDPEVVNYYKLPYDRLTLELKNLRKRNSERIGVFYEGDYVFRYGKHTRRGHLNSSVLATARFTLYNDLTIKVSYDPDDSGAGKGQGSVFVSIR, from the coding sequence ATGTATCCAAGGATCTTGAGTTTGCTGGTTCTTTTTTTAGTTTCAGCTGTCCCCTCTTTTGCTAAAACCGGTATTCTTGAAATATATACAACACCTTCTGGCGCCAGTGTATTTATCAACAATATTTATGTCGGCGTTACTCCTTATACCGATCCTGACATAAAAATAGGAACCCATCACATATCTGTTGTCCACGACAAAACTGGCTCGAGTAGCGAGTTTACTGCCACTGTTGACAATATTAATCCTCAGATTTACAAAATTAACCTTCAGAATGAAAAACAGAAAAAATTTAATGGGAGGATTGAACCGCCGACAATAATAATGGATCGTGGAAATATCGAGCTTGCCAGCATACCAACAGGTGCTCGTGTAGAAATTAATGGACAAGACCTCGCGATAACGCCAGTTAGTTTTCTAGATGTTGACACCGGTAAATATCAAATAAAATTTATTTTGGCTGAAAAAACCCTGGAAGGGGAATTTCAGATCAATAAAAATGAAACTGGAAAACTTATTGCGGACTTTGAACATAAAATTATTATTGATAAATGGCATGAAGAAAAATCAAAGATTGAACGTAAAGAAAAAGGCCGCAGTGAACGTATACTAGAAGAGAAAGAATTAGTTCGGGAAGGTCATGTTTTAAAAAATCTTCAGCTTCTTACTCCTGAGGTAAGGGCCAGAGTTTTGCGAGCACGAGATCAGAAACATCCGATTGCACCAATAGAAGAAATGTATCAGGGAAACCGTTCATATTATTATACAGCCCTCGACCTTGATCCAGAGGTAGTAAATTATTACAAACTTCCCTACGATCGTCTCACCCTTGAGTTAAAGAACTTAAGAAAAAGAAACTCAGAACGTATAGGTGTATTTTATGAAGGCGACTATGTTTTTCGATATGGCAAACACACGCGCCGCGGTCACTTAAACAGCAGCGTTCTTGCGACAGCTCGATTTACGCTTTACAACGACCTGACAATCAAGGTCAGCTATGACCCGGATGACTCTGGAGCGGGGAAAGGGCAGGGAAGTGTTTTTGTGAGCATCAGGTAG
- a CDS encoding cytochrome c3 family protein, producing the protein MQWISQLVILLLLFCSPAFAASQATVASDNCVDCHTEDQYQQGFTSSVHGLNGCTSCHISLPNQEGHPVSASNTSQIDCGRCHRAEEAAHATSVHQSAELGCKDCHLEIHTQRAWNGVKQTAVDICQTCHSIDDYTKSIHGQAVASGNQDSAACPDCHSMHAVQATSTLSLNQATKVCIGCHDDSKKMARNGVPFGRVKSFVDSYHGKSYSLGSTKPAAGCADCHNAHLVLPESDPASSVNSANMVTTCAKCHPAATPLFTKFYAHGDEHDSKNYPVLYWTFLGMTGLLVGTFALFWLHSVLWMFRGFVDTRQKLAAQARGEGEVIPAAHKQYRRFSKRHIFFHIIVIVSFLGLSLTGLPLKFSDQAWAETLMSFFGGVELAGLLHRACAVLTFYYFLAALLMTFDFLFISKKPKGNWLQRLFGPDSLMPNFKDLRDLNGMIKWFLFRGPLPKFERWTYWEKFDFLAVFWGMFAIGGSGLMLWFPEFFGQFLPGWVFNVATIVHSDEALLATGFIFTVHFFNTHGRPGKFPMDFVIFNGRISKEEFIEERGAQWERYQKDGIIEEFEVSKPSHIIYEFIMKSFGFLAFFTGLALAFLMFVAFITGR; encoded by the coding sequence ATGCAATGGATTAGCCAGCTTGTAATTTTGTTGTTACTGTTTTGTTCTCCAGCCTTTGCTGCATCCCAAGCGACTGTAGCTTCCGACAACTGCGTTGATTGTCATACGGAAGATCAATACCAGCAGGGTTTTACTTCTTCGGTGCACGGACTAAACGGCTGTACCAGTTGTCATATCTCTCTGCCCAATCAAGAGGGGCATCCGGTCAGCGCGAGCAATACCAGTCAGATCGACTGTGGGCGTTGTCACCGTGCGGAGGAGGCGGCCCATGCTACCAGTGTTCATCAAAGCGCAGAACTTGGTTGCAAGGATTGTCACCTGGAGATCCATACACAACGTGCCTGGAATGGAGTGAAACAAACGGCGGTCGACATCTGTCAGACGTGCCACTCTATAGATGATTATACCAAGTCGATTCACGGTCAGGCCGTAGCCTCCGGCAATCAGGATTCGGCTGCCTGCCCTGATTGTCACAGTATGCACGCCGTGCAGGCGACCTCAACCCTCTCTCTCAATCAAGCGACTAAAGTCTGCATCGGCTGCCATGATGACAGCAAGAAAATGGCCCGCAATGGGGTCCCTTTCGGCAGGGTAAAAAGCTTTGTCGATAGCTATCATGGCAAGAGCTACAGCTTGGGAAGCACCAAACCGGCGGCAGGGTGCGCTGATTGTCACAATGCTCACTTGGTCCTTCCCGAATCTGATCCTGCTTCTAGCGTGAACAGTGCAAACATGGTCACTACCTGTGCGAAATGTCACCCGGCAGCCACTCCCCTATTTACCAAGTTTTACGCCCATGGCGATGAGCATGATAGTAAAAACTATCCTGTTTTGTACTGGACTTTTCTTGGTATGACAGGACTTTTGGTCGGAACCTTCGCGCTCTTCTGGCTGCATAGCGTTCTTTGGATGTTCCGTGGTTTTGTCGATACACGACAAAAATTAGCGGCCCAGGCGAGGGGCGAGGGGGAGGTGATACCGGCTGCGCACAAGCAGTATCGACGGTTCTCCAAGCGGCACATCTTTTTTCACATCATTGTGATTGTCAGCTTTCTTGGCTTGTCCCTGACCGGGTTACCGCTAAAATTCAGTGATCAGGCTTGGGCTGAAACTTTGATGTCCTTCTTCGGCGGGGTCGAGCTTGCAGGCTTGCTGCATCGTGCCTGTGCCGTATTGACGTTTTACTATTTTCTCGCCGCCCTGTTGATGACATTCGATTTTCTGTTTATCAGTAAAAAACCAAAGGGGAACTGGTTGCAGCGTTTATTTGGTCCTGATTCCCTGATGCCAAATTTCAAAGATTTACGGGATCTGAATGGAATGATTAAATGGTTTCTATTCAGGGGGCCTTTGCCAAAATTTGAACGTTGGACCTATTGGGAAAAATTCGATTTTCTCGCAGTCTTCTGGGGTATGTTTGCTATCGGGGGCTCCGGGTTAATGCTCTGGTTTCCGGAATTCTTTGGTCAGTTTCTCCCCGGTTGGGTGTTTAACGTTGCGACCATCGTGCATTCTGACGAAGCCCTATTGGCGACCGGGTTTATCTTTACTGTTCACTTCTTCAATACCCATGGTCGTCCCGGAAAATTCCCCATGGATTTTGTAATCTTTAACGGTCGAATTTCCAAAGAAGAATTCATTGAGGAACGCGGAGCTCAGTGGGAAAGATATCAAAAGGACGGAATTATTGAAGAGTTCGAAGTGAGCAAGCCAAGTCATATCATCTACGAATTTATAATGAAGAGTTTTGGTTTTCTTGCATTCTTTACCGGTTTGGCCCTGGCCTTTTTGATGTTTGTTGCTTTTATTACTGGGCGATGA
- the guaB gene encoding IMP dehydrogenase, which produces MNDLEVPMGLTFDDVLLLPAHSEVLPKEADLTTQLTAKIRLNIPLLSAAMDTVTESRTAICMAREGGMGIIHKNMTPVEQAREVDQVKKSESGMIVDPITMDPDQKIYEALAVMKQYRISGVPVTKNGKLVGIMTNRDLRFETNLNQPIANVMTKDKLVTVPPGTTLEEAKYHLHLHRIEKLLVVDESFALKGLITIKDIEKVRKYPHASKDSFGRLRVGAAVGVGIDLEERMAALVEAGVDLIVVDTAHGHSQGVLDAIARVRRAYPELQLMAGNIATGAAASALIAAGVNAVKVGIGPGSICTTRVVAGVGVPQITAIREVAKVTRAAGIPLIADGGIKFSGDLPKAIAAGADIIMIGSLFAGTEESPGETILYQGRTYKSYRGMGSLSAMKQGSKDRYFQSDEQDVKLVPEGIEGRVPFRGPLSDNIHQLMGGLRAGMGYTGCRTIKELQENGQFVRITNAGLRESHVHDVTITQESPNYRMERPN; this is translated from the coding sequence ATGAATGACCTTGAAGTTCCGATGGGATTAACTTTTGACGACGTGCTTCTGCTCCCGGCTCATTCCGAAGTACTGCCCAAGGAAGCCGACCTGACGACGCAATTAACCGCGAAAATCAGACTGAACATCCCACTGCTTTCCGCGGCGATGGACACGGTTACCGAGTCGCGTACCGCCATCTGCATGGCGCGGGAAGGAGGGATGGGGATCATTCACAAAAATATGACCCCGGTCGAACAGGCGCGTGAAGTCGATCAGGTCAAAAAGTCGGAGAGCGGCATGATTGTCGACCCGATTACCATGGATCCTGATCAGAAGATCTACGAAGCTCTGGCGGTGATGAAACAGTACCGGATCTCAGGGGTTCCAGTGACCAAAAACGGCAAGCTGGTCGGGATCATGACAAATCGTGACCTGCGCTTTGAGACGAATCTTAACCAGCCGATCGCTAACGTCATGACCAAAGATAAGCTGGTGACGGTTCCACCAGGGACCACTCTCGAAGAGGCGAAATATCATCTACATTTACATCGGATTGAGAAGTTGTTGGTGGTCGACGAGAGTTTTGCTCTCAAGGGGCTGATCACGATCAAGGATATCGAGAAGGTACGTAAGTATCCTCATGCCAGCAAGGATTCTTTTGGCCGCCTGCGGGTCGGGGCTGCGGTCGGTGTCGGTATCGATCTGGAAGAGAGGATGGCTGCGCTGGTTGAGGCCGGCGTCGATCTGATCGTGGTGGATACCGCCCATGGTCATTCGCAAGGGGTCCTCGATGCGATCGCGCGCGTGCGCCGGGCCTATCCGGAGCTCCAGTTAATGGCAGGCAATATTGCTACCGGCGCTGCTGCATCGGCGCTGATCGCCGCCGGCGTCAATGCGGTTAAAGTCGGAATCGGGCCGGGTTCGATCTGCACCACCCGTGTGGTAGCTGGAGTCGGTGTGCCGCAGATCACTGCGATTCGTGAGGTGGCCAAGGTCACCCGCGCCGCCGGGATTCCGTTGATCGCCGATGGTGGCATCAAGTTTTCGGGTGATCTGCCTAAAGCGATCGCTGCTGGTGCCGATATTATCATGATCGGTTCGCTCTTCGCCGGGACCGAAGAATCTCCCGGCGAAACCATCCTCTATCAGGGCCGGACATATAAGTCTTATCGCGGCATGGGGAGCCTCAGCGCGATGAAGCAGGGGAGCAAGGACCGCTACTTTCAGAGCGATGAGCAGGACGTTAAGCTGGTTCCTGAAGGGATCGAGGGACGGGTGCCGTTCCGTGGGCCACTGTCGGATAATATTCATCAATTGATGGGGGGGCTGCGCGCCGGTATGGGCTACACCGGCTGCCGCACCATCAAAGAACTGCAGGAGAACGGGCAGTTCGTGCGTATCACCAATGCCGGTCTGCGTGAATCCCATGTTCACGATGTCACCATCACTCAAGAATCACCCAACTACCGTATGGAACGGCCGAACTGA
- a CDS encoding metal-dependent transcriptional regulator has product MEKLSPHAEEILESMWIAIVEEHAVGCLLSDLELGPDDAALNELVRRAYVEKRGDRLHLRKEGRPEAEMTVRRHRLAERLMMDILDIQGEAGNDKACEFEHLLHEGVEAKICTLLNHPTTCPHGKPIPPGPCCDEARKKGEVGVVPLTELKAGQAGEIAYMAISDGLKLQKLMSMGVLPGNRLELVQRFPSYVFKVGNSQFAVDDVLAREIHIRNER; this is encoded by the coding sequence ATGGAAAAACTCTCTCCCCATGCCGAAGAAATTCTTGAATCGATGTGGATTGCGATCGTAGAAGAACATGCGGTTGGCTGTCTCTTGAGTGACCTCGAACTGGGTCCAGATGACGCGGCCCTAAACGAGCTTGTGCGCCGTGCCTATGTTGAGAAGCGCGGAGACCGACTTCATCTGCGTAAAGAAGGTCGTCCCGAAGCCGAAATGACTGTTCGGCGGCATCGTCTGGCCGAGCGCCTGATGATGGATATTCTCGATATCCAGGGCGAAGCCGGAAATGATAAGGCCTGCGAATTCGAACATCTGCTGCATGAAGGAGTTGAGGCCAAGATCTGTACCCTGCTGAATCATCCCACGACCTGCCCCCACGGCAAGCCGATTCCGCCCGGACCCTGTTGTGATGAGGCGCGAAAAAAAGGTGAGGTTGGGGTCGTGCCACTGACAGAACTAAAAGCCGGGCAGGCTGGTGAGATTGCCTATATGGCGATCAGCGATGGTTTGAAGCTGCAGAAGCTGATGAGTATGGGGGTGCTGCCGGGCAACCGGCTTGAACTGGTGCAACGGTTTCCGAGTTACGTTTTCAAGGTCGGGAACAGCCAGTTTGCGGTGGATGATGTTCTGGCACGTGAAATTCATATTCGTAACGAGCGTTAA
- the guaA gene encoding glutamine-hydrolyzing GMP synthase, translated as MMLDIHSEKILILDFGSQYTQLIARRVREAHVYCELHPFDMGLDEIKAFGAKGIILSGGPKSVYEAEAPQIAEELFDLSVPVLGICYGMQLMSRHFGGQVIAAGKREYGHAELLAEGTPGPLFAGFFVDGVSPVWMSHGDHVETMPQGFETVAHTTNAPVCAIQNVAKNLYGVQFHPEVNHTPRGEQLLDTFVWQICGCHGLWTPGQIIEDAITRIREQVGVEEVILGLSGGVDSSVAAALIHRAIGDQLTCVFVDNGLLRLGEGDQVMTTFGESLGVKVIRVNAEERFLSKLTGEADPEKKRKIIGNLFVDIFEEESKKLANAKWLAQGTIYPDVIESAGAKTGKAHNIKSHHNVGGLPDYMTLKLLEPLREMFKDEVRAVGEELGLPHRMVWRHPFPGPGLGVRILGEVKKEYCDILRQADAIYIEELYARGHYDKISQAFAVFLPVKSVGVMGDGRTYEYVVALRAVETKDFMTAGWYQMPYEDLAHISGRIINEVKGINRVAYDISSKPPATIEWE; from the coding sequence CTGATGTTGGATATCCATAGCGAAAAGATCCTGATTCTTGATTTTGGCTCGCAATATACTCAGTTGATCGCGCGCCGGGTGCGTGAAGCCCATGTGTATTGCGAACTACACCCTTTCGACATGGGCCTTGATGAGATCAAGGCGTTTGGTGCCAAGGGGATTATCCTCTCCGGAGGCCCTAAATCGGTCTATGAAGCGGAAGCACCCCAGATAGCCGAGGAACTGTTTGACCTGAGTGTGCCCGTGCTTGGAATCTGCTACGGCATGCAGTTGATGAGCCGTCACTTTGGTGGCCAGGTCATCGCGGCTGGCAAGCGTGAGTATGGCCATGCCGAGTTGCTGGCCGAAGGAACCCCGGGCCCCTTGTTTGCCGGTTTTTTTGTCGACGGCGTCAGCCCGGTGTGGATGAGTCATGGCGATCATGTCGAGACCATGCCACAGGGTTTCGAGACGGTTGCGCATACCACTAATGCGCCGGTCTGTGCGATTCAGAATGTCGCCAAAAATCTCTATGGCGTACAGTTTCATCCCGAGGTCAATCACACCCCGCGCGGTGAGCAGTTGCTCGATACTTTCGTGTGGCAAATCTGCGGCTGTCATGGGCTGTGGACGCCCGGACAAATCATCGAAGACGCCATCACACGTATTCGTGAGCAGGTTGGCGTCGAGGAGGTCATTCTCGGTTTGTCCGGCGGGGTCGATTCTTCTGTTGCCGCAGCTCTCATCCATCGCGCCATCGGCGATCAGCTGACCTGCGTCTTTGTCGACAATGGTCTGTTAAGGCTCGGTGAGGGGGACCAGGTGATGACCACTTTCGGGGAGAGTCTCGGGGTCAAGGTGATTCGGGTTAATGCCGAAGAACGTTTCTTGAGTAAGTTGACCGGCGAGGCCGACCCCGAAAAGAAGCGTAAGATCATCGGCAACCTGTTTGTCGATATCTTTGAAGAAGAGTCGAAGAAACTCGCTAACGCCAAGTGGTTGGCGCAGGGGACTATCTATCCCGATGTCATCGAGTCGGCCGGGGCCAAGACCGGCAAGGCGCACAATATCAAGAGTCATCACAACGTCGGTGGTCTGCCCGATTATATGACCCTCAAACTGCTTGAACCACTGCGTGAAATGTTCAAGGATGAAGTCCGCGCCGTCGGTGAAGAACTCGGACTGCCGCATCGCATGGTCTGGCGTCACCCTTTTCCCGGTCCTGGTCTGGGCGTACGCATCCTCGGCGAAGTTAAAAAAGAGTACTGTGATATCCTGCGTCAGGCGGACGCAATCTACATTGAAGAACTCTACGCGCGTGGCCATTACGACAAGATCAGCCAGGCTTTCGCCGTCTTTCTGCCGGTGAAGAGCGTCGGTGTCATGGGTGACGGGCGCACTTACGAATACGTCGTCGCCCTGCGTGCGGTCGAAACCAAAGACTTCATGACCGCCGGCTGGTACCAGATGCCCTATGAAGATCTGGCCCACATCAGTGGGCGGATTATCAACGAGGTCAAAGGGATAAACCGGGTTGCCTATGATATCTCGAGTAAACCACCAGCTACGATTGAGTGGGAATAG
- a CDS encoding sigma-54 interaction domain-containing protein, with translation MPGRYLNLDQLINLSLDQESQGLSPNRNLLDSVSDGIFAVDRDMRIISFNSAIETMTGYSRDEVIGQTCHDIFNSEICQQDCLIHKAICAGEKVDNLELAIYDRQNRPLRVSISASPIRNERGEIVGAVESLRNLATPMVQTRQSQESFFFEGIYSRNAGMHGLFDVLPDIAASTATVLIVGESGTGKELFAQAVHNLSPRSDGPLVVINCGALPEPLLEAEIFGVRRGAYTGAVESRPGRLEMAQGGTLFLDEIGDLPLALQVKLLRVLENREYQPLGAKSPVHADVRFVAATHRNLKEMVDAGNFRRDLYFRLNVVGFTIPPLRDRSEDIPLLLDMALERLNRDYGKAVRGFSRGAMRLLVGHDYPGNVRELLNIVEHAIIFCRNGEISTELLPENFRNPEHENLKRRRGCPEKEELCSVLERFNGNRNRAAQEFGVDRTTLWRWMSRCGLA, from the coding sequence ATGCCCGGTCGTTATCTTAATCTTGATCAGCTGATTAATCTGAGTCTTGATCAGGAATCGCAAGGCCTGTCACCGAACCGCAATCTGCTCGACAGCGTTTCCGACGGGATTTTTGCGGTTGATCGTGACATGCGGATTATTTCGTTTAATAGCGCTATAGAGACTATGACCGGGTATTCACGCGATGAAGTTATAGGTCAGACATGTCATGATATTTTTAACAGCGAAATCTGTCAGCAGGATTGCCTCATTCATAAGGCGATCTGTGCTGGGGAAAAGGTTGATAATCTCGAACTCGCTATATATGACAGGCAGAACCGACCATTAAGGGTATCAATCAGTGCCTCACCCATTCGCAATGAACGGGGAGAAATTGTTGGTGCTGTCGAGAGTCTGCGAAATCTTGCCACCCCGATGGTGCAAACCCGTCAATCTCAGGAGAGTTTTTTCTTCGAAGGGATTTATAGCCGCAATGCTGGTATGCACGGATTATTTGACGTTTTGCCCGATATAGCGGCGAGTACCGCGACCGTGTTGATTGTGGGCGAGAGTGGGACAGGGAAGGAGCTCTTTGCGCAGGCAGTTCATAATCTCAGCCCACGTTCAGACGGGCCGCTTGTCGTCATCAATTGTGGTGCCCTGCCTGAACCCTTGCTTGAAGCCGAAATTTTTGGGGTTAGACGTGGTGCTTATACCGGAGCGGTTGAGAGCCGCCCGGGTCGATTGGAAATGGCGCAAGGTGGCACCCTGTTTCTTGATGAAATAGGGGATCTTCCTCTTGCCCTTCAAGTTAAGTTGTTACGGGTTCTTGAAAACCGTGAATATCAGCCATTAGGGGCTAAGTCTCCGGTCCATGCCGATGTGCGTTTTGTGGCTGCCACTCATCGAAATTTGAAAGAAATGGTAGATGCTGGGAATTTTCGTCGTGATCTATATTTTCGTTTGAACGTCGTCGGGTTTACAATCCCCCCGTTACGTGATCGTTCAGAGGATATCCCCCTTTTGCTGGATATGGCCCTTGAACGTTTAAATCGTGATTATGGTAAGGCCGTCAGAGGGTTCTCCCGCGGAGCAATGCGACTCCTGGTGGGACATGATTATCCTGGCAATGTGCGTGAACTTTTAAATATTGTTGAACACGCGATTATTTTTTGCAGGAATGGTGAAATTAGTACTGAACTTTTACCCGAAAACTTCCGCAATCCAGAACACGAAAATTTAAAACGTCGCCGTGGCTGTCCCGAAAAGGAAGAATTGTGCTCTGTCCTGGAACGATTCAATGGCAACCGAAATCGGGCTGCCCAGGAATTCGGGGTTGATCGAACAACCCTCTGGCGGTGGATGAGCCGGTGTGGCCTTGCTTAG
- the prfB gene encoding peptide chain release factor 2 (programmed frameshift) has translation MFREPKENVKELQEKLAELWRYLDVPAKQERVAELEAEIARPGFWDMGDKAQDLLRERTLIQKIVESCVSIRQQLEDAEVLIELGEESEDQDSLDELNAQLPLLARQIEKMEFARMLSGPHDANNAILSINAGAGGTEAQDWAEILLRMYLRYCEKKGFKTEMTEYQAGDDAGIKSATFSVEGPYAYGYLRAENGIHRLVRISPYDSSARRHTSFSSVFVFPELDDSIEVVIEDKDLKVDTFRASGAGGQHINKTDSAIRITHTPTGIVVSCQNERSQHKNKATAMKQLKARLYELEMSKKEEEAATFSEDKKEIGWGSQIRSYVLHPYRMVKDHRTSYEVGNTDAVLDGDLDGFVEAFLLSGKK, from the exons ATGTTTCGCGAACCCAAAGAGAACGTCAAAGAGCTGCAAGAAAAGTTAGCCGAGTTGTGGAGGTATCTT GACGTCCCTGCCAAGCAGGAACGTGTCGCCGAACTCGAAGCGGAAATTGCGCGTCCCGGATTTTGGGACATGGGGGACAAGGCTCAGGACCTGCTGCGTGAGCGCACTCTGATACAAAAGATCGTGGAGAGTTGCGTAAGCATCAGGCAACAACTCGAAGATGCAGAAGTGCTGATTGAACTCGGCGAAGAGTCAGAAGATCAGGACTCTCTGGATGAGCTGAACGCACAGCTGCCGTTGCTCGCCCGTCAGATTGAAAAGATGGAATTTGCCCGCATGCTCTCGGGCCCGCATGACGCCAACAATGCTATTCTCAGCATCAATGCCGGTGCTGGCGGTACCGAGGCCCAGGATTGGGCCGAGATCCTGTTGCGCATGTACCTGCGCTATTGCGAAAAAAAGGGATTTAAGACCGAGATGACCGAATATCAGGCGGGGGATGACGCCGGGATTAAAAGCGCGACCTTCAGTGTCGAAGGCCCTTATGCCTATGGTTATCTGCGCGCCGAAAATGGTATTCATCGTCTGGTTCGGATCTCCCCTTACGATTCGAGCGCCCGTCGTCATACCTCTTTCAGTTCGGTGTTTGTCTTCCCGGAACTCGATGATTCGATCGAAGTGGTAATTGAAGACAAAGATCTTAAGGTCGATACCTTCCGCGCCAGTGGTGCCGGGGGACAGCATATTAATAAAACCGACTCGGCCATCCGGATTACCCATACCCCGACCGGCATTGTCGTCTCCTGTCAGAACGAGCGCAGCCAGCACAAAAACAAGGCGACCGCGATGAAGCAGTTGAAGGCGCGCCTGTATGAACTGGAGATGAGCAAAAAAGAAGAGGAGGCCGCGACCTTCTCCGAAGATAAAAAAGAGATCGGCTGGGGGAGCCAAATCCGTAGTTATGTGCTGCACCCCTATCGGATGGTCAAGGATCATCGCACCAGTTACGAAGTTGGTAATACCGATGCCGTGCTAGATGGTGATCTCGATGGTTTTGTCGAGGCCTTTCTGCTGAGCGGGAAAAAATAA